A DNA window from Branchiostoma lanceolatum isolate klBraLanc5 chromosome 17, klBraLanc5.hap2, whole genome shotgun sequence contains the following coding sequences:
- the LOC136423627 gene encoding NF-kappa-B-activating protein-like, with product MPQSRSYSRSRSRSPVRRRSRSPVHRSYKDSRIKQEDNRTGKHHNRGESDRSRHRSRSPKQKSRNGDVHVPTSDKHREWDRHQTGSSHDTFLSRDDNRDGPPRHKHTDRVRNHGLDDQQTAFMERRREERERIGMMGAPEIWGRSPDHPDPDSDVNSPQEDSENSSSSGSDSEDKKRKKKKKSKKRKSKKRKKRRSSDSSDDSDDSSDDSSDSEEEIKKKKSKKRKHKKKSKKSKKIKKKKKQVSSSSSDSDSDSEEEVTYVERKRTLSTEMIGPDPLTSGGAAGGLTNYGHALLPGEGAAMAAFVQDGKRIPRRGEIGLTSDEIQTFEDSGYVMSGSRHRRMEAVRLRKENQIYNADEKRALANFNQEERSKRENKIMGSFRELIYNKTKNKN from the exons ATGCCGCAGAGCAGGTCCTACTCCAGATCGAGGAGCCGGAGTCCCGTCCGTCGGCGGTCGAGGAGTCCAGTTCACCGCAGTTATAAAGACTCAAGAATCAAGCAAGAAGACAACAGGACGGGGAAACATCACAACAGAGGGGAGAGCGACAG AAGCAGACATAGGAGCAGAAGTCCCAAACAGAAGTCCAGGAACGGGGACGTACATGTACCCACCTCAGACAAACACAG AGAATGGGACAGACATCAGACAGGGTCTTCACACGACACCTTCCTCAGCAGAGACGACAATAGAGATGGACCACCtcgacacaaacacacagacagggtCAGGAACCACGGACTGGACGACCAACAGACAGCGTTCATGGAGAG GAGACGAGAAGAGCGAGAGAGAATTGGCATGATGGGAGCTCCAGAGATCTGGGGGAGGTCTCCCGACCATCCAGACCCTGA TTCTGATGTGAACTCTCCACAAGAAGACAGTGAAAACAGCAGCAGTAGTGGGAGTGACTCAGAAG acaaaaagaggaagaagaaaaagaagagcaAGAAGAGGAAATctaagaagagaaagaagcgcAGAAGTTCGGACAGTTCTGATGACTCGGATGACAGCAGTGATGACAGCTCCGACTCGGAAG AAGAaatcaagaagaagaaatcaaagaaaagaaaacacaagaaGAAAAG CAAAAAGAGCAAGaagataaagaagaagaagaagcaagtGAGCAGCAGCAGTAGTGATTCTGACTCCGACTCTGAGGAGGAGGTCACGTATGTGGAGAGGAAAA GAACTCTGAGTACTGAGATGATCGGACCTGACCCTTTGACATCAGGAGGGGCTGCGGGGGGGCTGACTAA TTACGGCCACGCCTTGCTCCCCGGTGAAGGTGCGGCCATGGCTGCCTTCGTGCAGGACGGGAAGAGAATCCCGCGGCGCGGTGAGATCGGTCTGACGTCAGACGAGATCCAGACGTTTGAAGATTCTGGTTACGTCATGAGTGGCAGCAG GCATCGGCGTATGGAGGCCGTACGTCTCCGCAAGGAGAACCAGATCTACAACGCGGACGAGAAACGAGCTCTCGCCAACTTCAACCAGGAGGAGCGCTCCAAACGGGAAAACAAGATCATGGGGAGCTTCCGCGAGCTCATCTA
- the LOC136423630 gene encoding ras-related protein Rap-2c-like, producing the protein MIKMREYKVVVLGSGGVGKSALTVQFVTGQFMEKYDPTIEDFYRKEIEVDGAPSVLEILDTAGTEQFASMRDLYIKNGQGFLLVYSLTNYQTFQDIKPIRDQIIRVKGSEKVPLVLVGNKVDLESEREVPTSEGKALAQSWGVPFLETSAKSKHNVDDVFAEVVREMNFVQLPDQKDACCTCVIV; encoded by the coding sequence ATGATTAAGATGCGGGAATATAAAGTGGTGGTGCTAGGGAGCGGAGGAGTAGGGAAGAGCGCCCTGACCGTCCAGTTTGTGACCGGTCAGTTCATGGAAAAGTACGACCCGACCATCGAGGACTTCTACAGGAAAGAGATCGAGGTCGACGGAGCGCCGTCCGTCCTGGAAATCTTGGACACGGCCGGGACGGAACAGTTCGCGTCCATGAGAGACTTGTACATCAAGAACGGCCAAGGATTTTTACTGGTGTACAGCCTTACTAACTACCAGACGTTTCAGGACATCAAGCCAATCAGAGATCAGATAATAAGAGTGAAGGGGTCGGAGAAGGTTCCGCTGGTGTTGGTAGGGAACAAGGTCGACCTGGAGAGTGAGCGAGAAGTGCCTACGTCAGAGGGGAAGGCTCTGGCGCAGAGTTGGGGCGTGCCCTTCCTCGAGACGTCGGCGAAAAGTAAACACAACGTGGACGACGTGTTCGCGGAGGTCGTCCGAGAAATGAACTTTGTGCAACTCCCAGACCAGAAGGATgcctgctgtacatgtgttattGTCTAA